One window of Parambassis ranga chromosome 3, fParRan2.1, whole genome shotgun sequence genomic DNA carries:
- the anp32a gene encoding acidic leucine-rich nuclear phosphoprotein 32 family member A yields the protein MDMKKRIHLELRNRTPSDVKELVLDNCRSNEGKIEGLTDEFEELEFLSTINVGLTTVAHLPKLKKLKKLELSDNRISGGLEVLAEKCPNLTHLNLSGNKIKDLSTIEPLKELGTLKSLDLFNCEVTNLNEYRDNVFKLLPQLTYLDGYDKDDKEAPDSDAEVYAEGLDDDEEDEDDVDEEEYDEDTAPGDEEEEEGEEDEEENEEEEEEDLSGEEEEEEDLNDREVDDEDDEEEERGQKRKRELDEEGEEDEDD from the exons ATGGACATGAAGAAAAGAATTCATCTAGAGTTGCGGAACCGCACTCCGTCAGAT GTCAAAGAACTTGTGCTAGACAACTGTCGCTCAAATGAAGGGAAGATTGAGGGTCTAACGGACGAATTTGAGGAGCTGGAGTTTCTAAGCACAATCAATGTTGGTCTGACGACAGTTGCCCACTTGCCGAAGCTAAAGAAACTCAAAAag CTTGAACTCAGCGATAACAGGATCTCAGGAGGGCTGGAAGTTCTGGCAGAGAAGTGCCCCAACCTCACACATCTCAACCTCAGTGGCAACAAGATTAAAGACCTCAGCACAATAGAACCCCTG AAAGAGTTGGGCACCCTGAAAAGTCTAGATCTGTTTAACTGTGAAGTGACAAACctgaacgagtacagagacaaCGTATTCAAGCTATTACCCCAGCTCACGTACCTGGATGGGTACGACAAAGACGACAAGGAAGCACCAGATTCCGACGCTGAGGTTTACGCAGAGGgcctggatgatgatgaggaggatgaagatg ATGTAGACGAGGAGGAGTATGATGAAGATACAGCTCcaggagatgaggaagaggaggaaggagaggaagatgaagaggagaatgaagaagaggaagaggaggacctcagtggagAG gaggaagaggaggaagatctGAATGACAGAGAGGTTGACGacgaggatgatgaag AAGAGGAACGAGGTCAGAAGAGGAAAAGGGAACTGgatgaagaaggagaggaggatgaagatgattgA